The window GGTGGTGGACAGCCCGAAGCCCAGGTGCGAGGACGCCAGGATGGTCGCGGTCGAGGCGGTCTCGGCGGCGAAGCCCTGCGGCGCCTCGATCTCCACGAGACCCTTGCCCATGGTGCGCATGATCCGCCAGCCGCCGGAGTAGGTGCCCAGCCCGATGGCGAGGCCGGCCGCCAGCACGACCCAGAACTGCGGTCCGGTGCCGCTGTCCTGGTAGCCGGCGGTGATCAGCACGAGCGTGATGACCCCCATCGTCTTCTGCCCGTCGGACGTGCCGTGGGCCAGCGCGACCAGCGAGGCCGACACGGTCTGTCCGTGCCGGAAGCCGCTCTCGGCGCGCCTGCCCCCACGGCCGGCGACGATCTTGTACGCGAGGTAGGTGGCCAGGCCCGCCGCGAGTCCCGCGACGACGGGGGCGATGACGGCCGGCAGCAGGATCTTGGAGACAACCACCGAAAAGTGCACGCCGGACACCCCCGCGCCGACCAGCACGGCACCGATCAGGCCGCCGAACAGGGCGTGCGAGGAGCTCGACGGCAGGCCGAAGAGCCACGTCATCAGGTTCCACAGGATGGCGCCGATGAGCCCGGCGAACACCATCACCGGGGTGACGACCGCGTCGTCGACGATGCCGCCGGAGATCGTCTTGGCGACCTCGGTGGACAGGAAGGCGCCGACGACGTTGAGGACGGCGGCGATGAGCACCGCCACCCGGGGCTTGAGCGCCCCGGTCGCCACCGACGTGGCCATCGCGTTGGCACTGTCGTGGAAGCCGTTGGTGAAGTCGAACGCGAGCGCGGTGAGCACCACCATGACCACGATGAAGAGGGTTGCCGACATGGGCGGGTTCGCTTTCGGGCGGGGGATCCGGGGCCCGGACGGCCGGCGGACCGCGCTGACGCTAGGAGCGGACGCTGAACCCCGGGTGAACGGCGGCTGTGCGGCTGCTGTCCGGGTCTGCGGCATCCGGGTGGTTCCACCGCGACGCGTCGTCCCAGGTCAAGGGCGGGTCAAGGGCTGATCATCGCCGGGTAAAGGAGGTGATCCGGGCGGCCGACGCCTCCGTTCCCGGCGCGGCGACCCGCCGCCGGGGCGACGGACCGGCACCGGTGCGCGCCCCCGGCCGACTTGTCAACCCGACGTTGACGTCCACGGCAACGTACCGTTGACAGCGACCGGGCGGGACCGCCCGGTCGGACCGACGCCGGCACCCCGCCCCGGCGGCCCGGACCGCCCGCCGCGAGAGGAGTGCGCCGTGACCGGACGTCCCCCGCACAAGCGGCTGGCCCGGGCGGTGGCGGCCCTGCAGGCCATCGAGGACCCCATCGTCCGGCTGGACGCCGTGCGGGCGGCCCGCGAGGAGTTCGAGAGCCTCGAACGTGACGCGGTGGCCGCCTGTCGCGCCGCCGGGCACACCTGGACCGACATCGGCGCCCGCTACGGGCTCTCCCGGCAGGGCGCCCAGCAGCGGTTCCGCCGCCGGACCCCGCCGACCGCACCGCCGTGAGCCCGCGACGTCCGCTCCACCGTCCGAACCCCAGCACCGACCCCAGGAGAACCACCGTGGCCCCCAGCCCGCTCCACTTCGACGTCCGCGCCGACACCGCAGTGCCCGACCTCGCCGACCTTCCGCCCGAGGGTGGCCGTTGGGAGGTGGGTGCCGCGTCGTCGGAGACCCGCTACCTCGACACCGCGGCGCACGACCTGACGCGCGCGGGTGCGGCGCTGGCCCGGACCACCGGCGACAGTGGCGCCGGTTGGCGGCTGGAGTTGCCCGGCCGCCCGCCGCAGTACCTGGTCGACCGCCCGCGCGCGACGGTCACCCCCGAGCTGCCGGCGGCGCTGGCCGCCGCCACCGTGGGGGTCCGCCGGGGCCGCGAGGTGGCCGAGGTGGCGACGGTGCGGATCCACCGGACCGTGCACCGGCTGGTCGATGCCGCCGGCGATCCGCTGGTCGAGCTCGCCGACGAGACCGTGCACACCGCGGCCACCACCGCCGACGGGGTCCTGCTGGAGGATTTCCGGCGTTGGGTGCTCGCCGGCTCCGCGGCCGGGAACGACGGTGTGGCCCCGGTGGTCGACGCCGTGGCCGCCCGGCTGACCGGGACCGACGGAGCGGTCTTCGACCCGGCTCCGGGCACCGACCTGCAGCGCGCTCTGGTCGGGCATCCGGGCGCGGCCACGACGCCGCCGCCGTCGTCCGACCAGGCGAGCGCCGGCACGTCGCACAAGGCCGGCGGGACCGAGCACGCGAAGGGCAGGAAGGGCAGCAAGGCACAGAAAGGAAAGGCACAGAAGGGGAAGGGGAAGGGAAAGGCCGCGGACGGACGGACGGCCGGCGAGCTCATCCTGGCCTACCTCCGCGCCCAGGACGACGCCCTGATCGCCGGCGACCTGGTCCTGCGGGCCCGCGACGGTGGCATCCATCCGACCCGGGTGGCGACGCGGCGGCTGCGCAGCACGCTGCGCATCTTCCGGCCGTTCGTCGACGCCGACCGCGCGGCCGCCTTCGACGCCGAACTCTCGTGGTACGCCGCGACTCTCGGCGAGGTGCGGGACCGCGAGGTGCAGCGGGTACGGATGCGGGCGCTGCTCGACGAGATCCCGGACGACCTCGTGCTCGGGCCCGTCGGCAGCAGCATCGACGCGGTGCTGCGGTCGGAAGAGGTGCTGCACCGCGGACGCCTCGCCGAGGCCATGGACTCCGACCGGTACCTGGCGCTGCTGCGCGAGGCGCATCTGTGGAGCACGACTCCCCCGTTCACGGCCCGGGCCGACGACGACGCCGAGGTGCTGACCGGGCGCGTCGACAAGGCGGCCGCCAAGCTGGTGGCGCACCTGGAGGCCGGCTTGCGGGCCGGCGGCGACGACGAGGAGTTGCACAGTGCGCGCAAGGCGGGCAAGCGGGCCCGGTACGCGGCCGAGCTCGCCGCCCCTGTCCTGGGGAAGGAGGGCGCGAAGCTGGTGTCGCGGTACGAGGAGGTGCAGGACGTCCTCGGTGACTTCCAGGACGGGGTCGTGGCCTGCGCGCTGATCCGGCGGCTGGCCACCGGCACGGTCGGCAAACGCAAGGAGAACGGCTTCACCTACGGCCTGTTG is drawn from Nakamurella deserti and contains these coding sequences:
- a CDS encoding inorganic phosphate transporter, giving the protein MSATLFIVVMVVLTALAFDFTNGFHDSANAMATSVATGALKPRVAVLIAAVLNVVGAFLSTEVAKTISGGIVDDAVVTPVMVFAGLIGAILWNLMTWLFGLPSSSSHALFGGLIGAVLVGAGVSGVHFSVVVSKILLPAVIAPVVAGLAAGLATYLAYKIVAGRGGRRAESGFRHGQTVSASLVALAHGTSDGQKTMGVITLVLITAGYQDSGTGPQFWVVLAAGLAIGLGTYSGGWRIMRTMGKGLVEIEAPQGFAAETASTATILASSHLGFGLSTTHVCSGSIVGSGVGRRLAEVKWTTARKMLYAWLLTLPAAALVGGVAALVANTGTVGTVVMLGVLVVAALAIFSIARRSRVSSDNVNDSDEVVVTTAKEPAGVR
- a CDS encoding CYTH and CHAD domain-containing protein, encoding MAPSPLHFDVRADTAVPDLADLPPEGGRWEVGAASSETRYLDTAAHDLTRAGAALARTTGDSGAGWRLELPGRPPQYLVDRPRATVTPELPAALAAATVGVRRGREVAEVATVRIHRTVHRLVDAAGDPLVELADETVHTAATTADGVLLEDFRRWVLAGSAAGNDGVAPVVDAVAARLTGTDGAVFDPAPGTDLQRALVGHPGAATTPPPSSDQASAGTSHKAGGTEHAKGRKGSKAQKGKAQKGKGKGKAADGRTAGELILAYLRAQDDALIAGDLVLRARDGGIHPTRVATRRLRSTLRIFRPFVDADRAAAFDAELSWYAATLGEVRDREVQRVRMRALLDEIPDDLVLGPVGSSIDAVLRSEEVLHRGRLAEAMDSDRYLALLREAHLWSTTPPFTARADDDAEVLTGRVDKAAAKLVAHLEAGLRAGGDDEELHSARKAGKRARYAAELAAPVLGKEGAKLVSRYEEVQDVLGDFQDGVVACALIRRLATGTVGKRKENGFTYGLLYARERERAVEGRRRADALFAGLRD